The following are encoded together in the Salinibacterium sp. UTAS2018 genome:
- a CDS encoding LuxR C-terminal-related transcriptional regulator, whose protein sequence is MAIADVSALERAFDAARASGNFTLAIQELHETWPQIVSTAGVPVRRMLDSTPAALWHSEPWLVTCYAASFRASDTADRTSALPYFEAAFALLKPETPAFVRATLYVRYAAALRSLGRLNDALAAVATASSIADSHDVIPLARRIPLTAEIALHRGAIALHGGDFDRAKADFRLAGSLAETNLSVANQLEVFGCLALIQLFMGDFEHALSYVARAKSTGASPMLRNSRFNAPTLITELLVTIMQRGGETIAPLVSTLREATVDSDWQPLGLYAQAFVELFDAHAHEGLEHLRRALLALDGWDPVGFVDSEIRGLRAAAFLQLGDSGAAWDILADFSPTQHHTVCPGRLVAHLRFVTGDARGALDAIRECEILGDAHSSRNLADVFLLKGAAHLALGTEDQSDIAFDRALRLAARNRMHSPFRLVPSEAVQDMLTRAASRNQPLEVQALIKRLDGLTVVLPTRDSQTLSDRERAIARELVRGSNSAEIAETLFISVNTVKSHLKSIYRKLGVTSRVDAIHKSRELGLQVDITPN, encoded by the coding sequence ATGGCCATTGCTGACGTGAGTGCGCTTGAACGCGCCTTCGACGCGGCTCGCGCTTCAGGAAATTTCACCCTCGCCATCCAAGAGCTCCACGAGACGTGGCCGCAGATCGTCAGCACAGCTGGCGTCCCCGTCCGCCGCATGCTCGACTCCACGCCCGCCGCCCTCTGGCATAGCGAGCCGTGGCTCGTCACCTGCTATGCAGCCAGCTTTCGAGCTTCCGATACCGCCGACCGCACATCCGCGCTGCCCTATTTCGAGGCAGCGTTCGCGCTGCTGAAGCCCGAAACCCCGGCATTCGTTCGCGCTACTCTCTACGTACGTTATGCGGCGGCGCTACGCTCCCTAGGTCGCCTGAACGACGCTCTCGCCGCCGTCGCGACAGCGAGTTCTATCGCGGACAGTCACGATGTCATCCCGCTTGCTCGCCGCATCCCGCTGACGGCTGAAATCGCGTTGCACCGCGGAGCGATTGCCCTCCACGGCGGAGATTTCGATCGCGCGAAAGCCGACTTTCGGCTTGCCGGCTCTTTAGCCGAGACCAACTTGAGCGTTGCGAACCAGCTTGAAGTCTTTGGCTGCCTTGCACTCATTCAGTTATTCATGGGCGACTTCGAGCATGCGCTGAGCTACGTGGCTCGGGCTAAATCAACCGGCGCAAGCCCTATGTTGCGCAACAGCCGCTTCAACGCCCCCACCCTCATCACCGAACTTCTGGTCACAATCATGCAGCGCGGCGGCGAGACCATCGCACCGCTAGTGAGCACACTTCGCGAGGCGACGGTCGACAGCGATTGGCAGCCTCTGGGCTTGTATGCCCAAGCGTTTGTCGAGCTCTTTGATGCGCACGCCCATGAAGGCCTCGAACACCTGCGACGCGCCTTGCTTGCCCTCGATGGCTGGGATCCGGTGGGCTTTGTCGACTCCGAAATTCGCGGGCTTCGCGCTGCTGCCTTCCTGCAGCTGGGAGACAGCGGTGCAGCGTGGGACATTCTCGCTGACTTCAGCCCGACTCAGCACCACACGGTGTGCCCGGGCCGGCTCGTGGCTCACTTGCGCTTCGTCACGGGCGACGCACGCGGAGCTCTCGACGCCATCCGCGAGTGCGAAATCCTTGGCGACGCTCATTCCAGCCGGAATCTCGCCGATGTTTTCTTACTCAAGGGTGCAGCGCACCTCGCGCTCGGAACCGAAGATCAATCCGACATCGCTTTTGATCGAGCCCTTCGTCTGGCCGCGCGCAACCGGATGCATAGCCCATTTCGACTTGTTCCGAGTGAAGCAGTACAAGACATGCTCACGCGTGCGGCTTCTCGCAACCAACCACTCGAAGTGCAAGCGCTCATCAAGCGACTCGACGGACTCACCGTTGTGTTGCCCACGCGAGACTCGCAGACGCTGAGCGATCGCGAGCGCGCTATCGCTCGCGAGCTGGTGCGCGGCAGCAACTCCGCAGAAATTGCCGAGACACTGTTCATCTCGGTCAACACCGTCAAGTCTCACCTCAAGAGCATTTATCGCAAGCTCGGTGTGACCTCGCGAGTCGACGCAATTCACAAGTCCCGTGAATTAGGGCTGCAAGTGGATATCACCCCCAACTAA
- a CDS encoding RTX toxin, translated as MNNFLARLRAANRSPRFDQSTGQKRKRFSLRDTRGIAAIVALALVVGSGLAVVSVSSAAEAHTPKISVDCEGVTVSAEYYGTGGANLVTIQIDGGETKTFEFGKRFDFSAHADSFKFDDSTKKHTYTATITAYNATTASQKASWNLTKSGESVPCTSQSIIDLSASSCDVVGGTTDLSAKFADLVAGRSYDVTLKSSTGDSVTKSFTAKQTVQSYTWPTAVTAGLTYTMTIVDTKNPGLTASKIVHSVACPEVGGIAITANECTVPGEFAGLKVELSDLVIGREYKVEVFNAADSSTSVGGTTFTANAVIGTYNYADATPSGSYFATILDVKKGGEPLTSSTRTLLPCPDEIAQPVLTATQCDVVSSEAEGEMAVAIDGLVPGRAYDIVVTNASGASVLTKSAFVATASSVNETLTGLADGVYTATVTDVLVPSFTNTASVTLLPCATNETTVVLSAEQCTVPGGDASISATVENYAVGRDYTVALMLNNVVVGEPRALDSSTGAAQEFTFDGLETENAYRVVVTDTASNPTVTAAADMYLDACPETPAVLGSQVECSVDGESTLEISAGNLFAGETYTVTVVTKSTGEPVDGVEPVVFVADMPTRTVMIENVPNGDTYTVTVESMNMELVSVNEFTLEVCDLPTLPLAPEEPATTIPSTVDLPTLAYTGSSTIAPTLAGLGFLQLGLVLVGFSVARRRSVVRGS; from the coding sequence GTGAATAACTTTTTGGCGCGCCTGCGCGCCGCAAATCGAAGCCCCCGATTCGATCAGTCCACAGGCCAGAAGCGAAAGCGATTCTCGCTGCGCGACACCCGAGGCATTGCGGCGATTGTCGCCCTCGCCCTCGTTGTGGGTTCTGGACTAGCGGTTGTATCTGTTTCTTCCGCAGCTGAAGCGCACACGCCGAAGATCTCCGTTGACTGCGAGGGCGTTACTGTGTCGGCCGAGTACTACGGCACAGGCGGCGCGAACTTGGTCACCATCCAGATCGATGGCGGCGAGACTAAGACGTTCGAGTTCGGCAAGCGATTCGACTTCAGCGCTCACGCCGATAGCTTCAAGTTCGACGACTCGACAAAGAAGCACACCTACACCGCGACTATCACCGCGTACAACGCGACAACTGCGAGCCAGAAAGCCAGCTGGAACCTGACGAAGTCGGGCGAGTCTGTTCCCTGTACTTCGCAGAGCATCATCGACCTCTCCGCTTCGAGCTGCGACGTTGTTGGCGGCACCACTGACCTCTCCGCTAAGTTCGCGGACCTTGTTGCTGGTCGTTCATACGACGTAACGCTCAAGAGCAGCACCGGTGACTCGGTCACGAAGTCCTTCACCGCTAAGCAGACGGTTCAGAGCTACACCTGGCCGACCGCTGTAACCGCGGGTCTCACCTACACGATGACGATCGTTGACACGAAGAACCCCGGCCTCACGGCAAGCAAGATCGTTCACTCGGTCGCTTGCCCCGAGGTTGGTGGCATCGCGATCACGGCGAACGAGTGCACTGTTCCTGGTGAATTTGCCGGACTCAAGGTTGAACTCAGCGACTTGGTCATCGGTCGCGAATACAAGGTTGAGGTATTCAACGCAGCAGACAGCAGCACCAGCGTTGGCGGAACGACGTTCACCGCAAATGCCGTCATCGGAACCTACAACTACGCAGATGCGACCCCCTCAGGTAGCTACTTCGCAACCATCCTCGATGTGAAGAAGGGCGGAGAGCCGCTCACGAGCAGCACCCGCACGCTTCTTCCTTGCCCCGATGAGATCGCGCAGCCTGTATTGACAGCAACCCAGTGTGACGTTGTGTCTTCTGAGGCTGAAGGCGAGATGGCTGTAGCTATCGATGGCCTCGTTCCTGGCCGTGCGTACGACATCGTCGTTACGAACGCCTCGGGCGCTTCCGTTCTGACCAAGAGCGCGTTCGTCGCCACGGCGTCGAGTGTGAACGAAACTCTCACGGGTCTTGCTGACGGTGTCTACACCGCAACGGTGACCGACGTTCTCGTACCGAGCTTCACGAACACCGCATCGGTGACGCTGCTGCCCTGTGCAACGAATGAGACGACTGTTGTCCTGAGCGCTGAACAGTGCACCGTACCCGGGGGCGACGCATCGATCTCCGCCACGGTTGAGAACTACGCAGTGGGTCGCGACTACACGGTTGCACTCATGCTCAACAACGTAGTAGTTGGCGAGCCGCGTGCGCTCGACTCCAGCACGGGAGCCGCTCAAGAGTTCACGTTTGACGGTCTCGAAACTGAGAACGCTTACCGCGTCGTCGTAACGGACACAGCGTCTAACCCGACTGTGACCGCGGCAGCCGACATGTACTTGGACGCTTGTCCCGAGACCCCTGCGGTTCTCGGATCGCAGGTTGAGTGCAGTGTTGACGGCGAATCCACCCTTGAAATCTCCGCTGGAAATCTCTTCGCTGGCGAGACCTACACGGTCACCGTAGTCACCAAGTCGACCGGCGAGCCGGTTGACGGTGTGGAGCCTGTTGTCTTCGTCGCTGACATGCCGACCCGTACGGTCATGATCGAGAACGTACCCAACGGTGACACCTACACGGTTACCGTCGAGAGCATGAACATGGAACTGGTCAGCGTCAACGAGTTCACGCTCGAAGTGTGTGATCTTCCGACGCTCCCGCTTGCCCCCGAAGAGCCGGCAACAACGATTCCTTCAACCGTTGACCTGCCGACTCTGGCATACACAGGCTCGAGCACAATCGCTCCGACACTCGCTGGACTCGGGTTCCTGCAGCTCGGATTGGTGCTCGTAGGGTTCAGCGTTGCCCGACGACGTTCGGTAGTTCGCGGCAGCTGA
- a CDS encoding ABC transporter ATP-binding protein yields the protein MSSAAGGPRRGGRVSGGDYSAQKAENAAAPKIPHLLRRIATLFEPHRATLILTITLVLIGAAIGVLPPLLTKQAFDEGLFPASGTPNIPVLTQLVSLMVGLWIASAALGVWQTFLTATVGNKVMGALRVRLFDQLQRMELAFFTRTKTGVIQSRLQNDVGGVAGVLNNTVSSIIGNTVTVIAAFISMLVLSWQLTIVAIIVLPGIVIAQRRVGQVRARIATKTQESLSNMTAITQESLSVSGILLSKSFNQQEVETQRYSDENELQVDLQVRQQMSGQWFFATVNIFLSVIPAIVYMVAAYLITGGVDVTAGTIVAFTTVQARLMFPLLGLMRVALDLQTSSALFARIFEYLDLTPAITDKPDAHAVRDEALGAVEFDNVTFRYPDADASTKATLDSVSFRIEPGQYAAFVGPSGAGKTTVSYLIPRLHEASGGRVLFAGDDVRDLTQDSLIRNIGIVSQETYLFHATIAENLSYARPDATTEQVEAAARAANIHDTIMSFPAGYGTVVGERGYRLSGGEKQRIAIARVLLKDPSVLILDEATSALDSISERTVQGALDTASRGRTTIAVAHRLSTVRSADVIFVVEGGAIVERGTHSELIASGGTYSRLYAEQNRTD from the coding sequence ATGAGTTCAGCAGCTGGCGGCCCCCGACGTGGAGGCCGAGTGAGCGGTGGCGATTACTCTGCCCAGAAAGCAGAAAACGCCGCAGCCCCTAAGATTCCCCATCTTCTCCGTCGCATTGCGACACTGTTTGAACCGCACCGCGCAACACTCATCCTCACCATAACTCTGGTGCTCATCGGTGCCGCGATCGGTGTGCTGCCGCCCCTGCTCACCAAACAGGCGTTCGATGAAGGACTTTTCCCGGCATCCGGAACTCCCAACATCCCGGTACTCACTCAGCTCGTGAGCTTAATGGTGGGGCTGTGGATCGCGTCTGCGGCCTTAGGTGTGTGGCAGACCTTCCTCACCGCGACCGTCGGCAACAAAGTGATGGGTGCGCTCCGCGTACGGCTTTTCGACCAATTGCAGCGCATGGAACTTGCCTTCTTCACTCGAACCAAAACGGGAGTGATTCAGTCTCGGCTGCAGAATGACGTCGGTGGGGTGGCAGGGGTCCTCAACAACACGGTGTCGAGCATTATTGGCAACACGGTCACCGTCATCGCTGCTTTCATCAGCATGCTCGTGTTGAGTTGGCAACTCACCATCGTGGCCATCATCGTGCTTCCGGGGATCGTGATTGCCCAGCGCCGAGTAGGCCAGGTTCGTGCACGCATTGCGACGAAGACCCAAGAGTCTCTGAGCAATATGACCGCCATTACTCAAGAATCCTTGAGCGTCTCGGGCATCTTGTTATCGAAGAGTTTCAATCAGCAGGAGGTTGAGACCCAGCGTTACTCTGACGAGAACGAGTTGCAGGTCGATCTGCAGGTTCGTCAGCAGATGAGCGGCCAGTGGTTCTTTGCGACGGTCAACATCTTCCTCTCGGTCATTCCGGCGATTGTCTACATGGTCGCTGCGTACCTTATTACTGGGGGCGTCGATGTGACCGCAGGAACGATCGTGGCATTCACCACTGTTCAGGCGCGACTCATGTTCCCGCTTCTCGGTCTGATGCGCGTAGCTCTCGACCTCCAAACCTCGTCCGCGCTCTTTGCGCGCATCTTCGAGTACCTCGACCTCACGCCCGCCATCACCGATAAACCGGATGCGCACGCAGTGCGGGACGAGGCACTGGGAGCAGTTGAGTTCGACAACGTGACGTTCCGGTATCCCGATGCCGACGCATCCACCAAGGCAACGCTAGACTCCGTGAGCTTCAGGATTGAGCCTGGCCAGTACGCTGCATTCGTGGGTCCCTCCGGTGCCGGAAAGACTACGGTCTCCTACCTGATCCCACGGCTGCACGAAGCGAGCGGCGGTCGAGTGTTGTTCGCCGGCGACGACGTTCGCGATCTCACGCAAGACTCGCTGATTCGCAATATCGGCATCGTGAGCCAAGAGACCTACCTCTTTCACGCCACCATCGCCGAGAACCTCTCTTATGCGCGCCCGGATGCCACGACCGAGCAAGTGGAGGCTGCGGCTCGAGCCGCGAACATCCACGACACCATCATGTCGTTCCCTGCGGGCTACGGCACCGTCGTGGGGGAGCGAGGCTACCGACTTTCCGGCGGCGAAAAGCAGCGAATCGCGATTGCTCGGGTGCTGCTCAAAGACCCGAGCGTGCTGATCCTCGACGAAGCGACGAGCGCGTTGGATTCCATCTCGGAACGCACGGTGCAGGGGGCGCTCGACACGGCATCGAGGGGGCGCACCACTATTGCAGTGGCGCACCGGCTCTCCACAGTGCGTTCGGCCGATGTCATCTTCGTAGTCGAGGGCGGCGCCATAGTCGAGCGGGGAACCCATAGTGAGCTCATCGCCAGCGGCGGAACGTACTCGCGCCTGTATGCGGAGCAAAACCGCACGGACTAA
- a CDS encoding multidrug effflux MFS transporter: MTTVVHPGDSLSARQRLVYVLVLGALTALGPFTVDLYLPAFPLIEADLDTTAAIVQLTLTATTLGFALGQLIVGPLSDRLGRRLPLIVATSVHLVASLGVALAANIELLFVFRLIQGMGAAAGAVVAMAVVRDLFGGLPLVRMLSRLALVQGLAPILAPLIGSQLLLITPWRGMFVFLAIYGALVLLAAWFFIVETLPPARRRDLGHATARQRYKSLFTDRVFVGTAVIAGMTFSGLFAYLASSPFLLQNVYGLDPQEFGLVFAVNSIGVVIGVQTAAFLMRYIGPQWILAGSGVMLLLSASTIVFLDIVNGDLITVLIPLFVFVMSCGFSFPCTQVLALANHGGEAATAASVLGAVNFGLAGLTSPIVGAFGITNAIPMGIVMGCTAIISIIVMWTVVRPRTVPALSR; this comes from the coding sequence TTGACTACCGTTGTTCATCCGGGTGACTCTCTTTCTGCGCGCCAGCGTCTCGTCTACGTTCTCGTACTCGGAGCGCTGACCGCGCTCGGTCCTTTCACCGTTGATCTCTACCTGCCGGCGTTCCCGTTGATCGAAGCCGATCTCGATACGACGGCCGCCATTGTTCAACTCACCCTCACTGCCACAACGCTCGGTTTTGCTCTGGGGCAGCTCATCGTAGGGCCGCTCAGTGACCGCCTCGGCCGTCGCCTGCCGCTCATCGTCGCTACCTCGGTGCACCTCGTCGCAAGCCTCGGCGTCGCCCTCGCTGCCAATATTGAGCTACTTTTCGTCTTCCGTTTGATCCAGGGTATGGGGGCCGCCGCCGGTGCTGTTGTCGCGATGGCAGTTGTGCGAGACCTGTTCGGCGGGCTACCCCTCGTGCGGATGCTCTCTCGACTCGCCCTCGTGCAAGGTCTCGCGCCGATCCTCGCTCCCCTCATCGGCTCGCAACTGCTGCTCATCACTCCGTGGCGCGGAATGTTCGTGTTCCTTGCTATTTACGGCGCACTGGTTTTGCTTGCCGCGTGGTTCTTTATCGTTGAGACTTTGCCTCCCGCACGTCGCCGAGATCTTGGGCACGCGACCGCGCGCCAGCGGTACAAATCGCTCTTCACCGACCGAGTTTTCGTGGGCACCGCGGTGATAGCGGGCATGACCTTCTCGGGCCTCTTTGCCTACCTCGCGTCATCCCCGTTCCTCTTGCAGAACGTTTATGGGCTTGACCCGCAGGAGTTCGGGCTCGTCTTCGCGGTCAACTCAATCGGCGTTGTGATCGGCGTGCAAACAGCGGCGTTCCTCATGCGCTATATCGGGCCACAGTGGATCCTCGCGGGCTCGGGGGTCATGCTGCTGCTTTCGGCGTCCACGATCGTCTTCCTCGACATCGTTAATGGCGACCTCATCACCGTGCTCATACCGCTGTTCGTATTTGTCATGTCGTGTGGCTTCTCGTTCCCCTGTACTCAGGTGCTCGCGCTCGCCAACCACGGGGGAGAGGCCGCGACCGCGGCTTCGGTTCTCGGCGCCGTGAACTTCGGTCTCGCGGGCCTCACATCGCCGATTGTGGGTGCGTTCGGCATCACTAACGCCATTCCGATGGGCATCGTGATGGGGTGCACGGCGATCATTTCGATCATCGTCATGTGGACCGTGGTACGCCCGCGCACCGTGCCGGCGCTCTCGCGCTAG
- a CDS encoding phosphatase PAP2 family protein produces MKTEISQSDARRISRRWPLISGLGAVVLAVSLGLLIGIRSGPFSVDQLLLDDFLSIRADVFTVPALAMNFLGGGWFGVFLVPLGGALAFFLLKRRWAALYFLMASALSAGVVQLLKTLFSRARPEEILVTADFGSFPSGHVANAATLTVVLILLLQRRWIIVVGVIYTILMILSRTYLGAHWLSDTVGGALVGIGVAVILWAPLARKLSAETSR; encoded by the coding sequence GTGAAAACTGAGATCTCGCAGTCCGATGCGCGCCGCATCTCCCGTCGTTGGCCACTCATTAGCGGTCTGGGAGCTGTCGTCCTGGCCGTAAGCCTCGGGCTCCTTATCGGCATCCGGAGCGGCCCTTTTAGCGTCGACCAACTCCTGTTAGACGATTTTCTCAGCATCCGCGCTGACGTTTTCACGGTGCCAGCGCTTGCGATGAATTTCTTGGGTGGCGGCTGGTTTGGGGTTTTCCTCGTTCCGCTTGGTGGTGCACTCGCGTTCTTTTTGCTCAAGCGTCGCTGGGCCGCACTGTACTTCTTGATGGCTTCTGCGCTGAGCGCTGGCGTCGTTCAACTTCTCAAGACGCTGTTCAGTCGAGCGCGCCCCGAAGAGATCCTCGTCACGGCAGACTTTGGTTCATTCCCCTCGGGGCATGTAGCCAACGCTGCCACCCTCACTGTCGTGCTTATTCTGCTGCTGCAACGCCGGTGGATCATCGTTGTCGGGGTGATTTATACGATCCTTATGATCCTCAGCCGCACCTACTTGGGCGCACACTGGCTCAGCGACACCGTTGGTGGTGCCCTCGTGGGCATCGGCGTTGCGGTTATTCTTTGGGCTCCGCTCGCGCGCAAACTCTCGGCAGAGACAAGCCGCTAG
- a CDS encoding helicase HerA-like domain-containing protein translates to MTDAAAQVEAAKQALAEAQAALAAAELASAEAALAAEQAAAATAPETPAPEPEPEAELEASEPQRKAAAAAESVLASDSTDTDTDTNTGDGPLSPEEVAAIRDGYAFEGEVLEMGALVNGDALAGVPVRIPVAMLNRHGLVAGATGTGKTKTLQVLAEQLSAAGVPVFAADIKGDLSGIATAGTSSEKLLERTNSIGQDWKPAASPTEYFTLGGMGTGVPIRATVSSFGPLLLSKVLGLNDTQESSLGLIFHYADKAGLPLVDLGDLRAVVQWLLSDEGKVELKTLGGLSSATAGVILRELVSFANEGAEDFFGEPEIDTSLFLRTNADGTGMVSLLEIPGVSDKPALFSTFLMWLLADLFNDLPEVGDIDKPKLVFFFDEAHLLFKDASKDFIASITQTVRLIRSKGVGVVFVTQTPKDVPSDVLAQIGSRFQHQLRAHTPDSAKALKATVSTYPTSGYDLGEVLTTLATGEAIITVMNEKGAPTPVAWTRLRAPQGSMSPTDAAVMEAAVAASPLMATYGTAVDRESAREILAVKMNAAAEADAAAEAAEAAEDAAKDAEKLAKAKAKEQAKVQAEYERALKDMNKKPTSSGSSRTTTRTSTRKDTNVLGDVLGSRTGQTVVREVLRGIFSTLKRR, encoded by the coding sequence ATGACGGATGCCGCAGCCCAAGTAGAAGCAGCCAAGCAAGCCCTAGCCGAGGCTCAAGCCGCCCTCGCGGCGGCCGAACTCGCTTCTGCGGAGGCCGCGCTTGCCGCCGAGCAAGCCGCCGCTGCGACAGCGCCGGAGACACCCGCCCCAGAGCCTGAGCCGGAAGCGGAGCTCGAGGCAAGTGAGCCGCAGCGGAAAGCGGCAGCGGCAGCGGAATCCGTGCTGGCATCCGACTCCACCGATACCGACACCGATACCAACACTGGCGATGGCCCGCTGTCGCCCGAGGAAGTTGCCGCAATTCGCGATGGGTACGCTTTTGAGGGCGAGGTGCTCGAGATGGGCGCGCTCGTCAATGGCGATGCTCTCGCCGGCGTGCCCGTGCGTATCCCGGTAGCCATGCTCAACCGTCACGGCCTGGTGGCTGGGGCTACCGGTACCGGAAAAACGAAAACCTTGCAGGTGCTCGCCGAGCAGCTCTCCGCGGCCGGCGTTCCCGTCTTCGCCGCCGATATCAAGGGCGACCTTTCGGGCATCGCAACGGCAGGCACGTCGAGCGAAAAGCTGCTGGAACGCACCAACTCGATCGGTCAGGACTGGAAGCCCGCGGCGTCCCCGACCGAGTACTTCACGCTGGGCGGGATGGGCACGGGCGTACCTATTCGCGCTACCGTGTCGAGCTTCGGGCCGCTATTGCTGTCGAAGGTGTTGGGGCTGAACGATACGCAAGAATCAAGCCTCGGGCTGATCTTCCACTACGCCGATAAAGCTGGGCTGCCTCTCGTCGATTTGGGTGACCTCCGCGCTGTCGTGCAGTGGCTCTTGAGCGACGAGGGCAAGGTTGAACTGAAGACTCTGGGCGGGCTCTCGTCGGCGACCGCAGGCGTCATCCTGCGTGAGCTGGTGAGTTTTGCCAATGAGGGCGCTGAAGACTTCTTCGGGGAGCCCGAGATTGACACTTCGCTCTTCCTGCGCACCAACGCCGACGGTACGGGGATGGTTAGTCTGCTCGAGATCCCGGGTGTCAGCGACAAGCCCGCCTTGTTCTCGACCTTCCTTATGTGGCTTTTGGCCGACCTCTTCAACGATCTGCCCGAGGTGGGCGACATCGATAAGCCCAAGCTGGTGTTCTTCTTTGACGAAGCGCATTTGCTGTTCAAGGATGCCTCGAAAGACTTCATCGCCTCCATCACTCAGACGGTGCGCTTGATCCGGTCGAAGGGCGTCGGCGTGGTCTTTGTGACTCAGACCCCCAAGGATGTACCGAGCGACGTTCTGGCGCAGATCGGTTCACGATTCCAGCACCAGCTGCGGGCGCACACTCCCGATTCAGCAAAAGCGCTGAAGGCTACAGTCTCGACCTACCCCACGTCGGGATACGACCTGGGCGAAGTGCTCACGACGCTCGCGACCGGCGAAGCGATCATCACAGTGATGAACGAGAAGGGGGCGCCGACTCCGGTGGCCTGGACTCGACTTCGTGCGCCGCAAGGCTCGATGTCTCCCACGGATGCCGCAGTGATGGAGGCGGCTGTTGCAGCATCCCCACTCATGGCGACCTACGGTACCGCTGTCGATCGCGAATCGGCGAGAGAAATCCTCGCCGTGAAGATGAACGCGGCAGCAGAAGCGGATGCCGCTGCCGAGGCCGCGGAGGCGGCGGAAGACGCGGCGAAAGACGCTGAGAAGCTCGCGAAGGCGAAGGCAAAAGAGCAGGCGAAGGTGCAGGCTGAGTACGAGCGGGCGCTTAAAGATATGAACAAAAAGCCGACATCGTCGGGCTCGAGCCGCACTACTACGCGCACCTCAACGCGCAAGGATACAAACGTTCTGGGCGACGTCTTGGGTTCACGAACTGGACAAACCGTCGTTAGAGAAGTGTTGCGCGGCATTTTTTCGACACTCAAACGGCGCTAA
- a CDS encoding ABC transporter substrate-binding protein, whose protein sequence is MRKPLSIIAGAVALGLVLAGCSSTPSSDPENADQVEVFTWWASGSEKVGLDALVKVFEEQNPDIEFINASVAGGAGSNAKAALASRLESNDPPDTFQAHAGAELTDYINAGQLQDLSSFYQDNGLTDVFPESLIERITVDGAIYSVPSNIHRANVVWANTQVLKDAGIDPMAAPADIDAWLVDLKKLKDAGVETPLALGTEWTQMQLFENVLIADLGAEDYSGLWTGDTAWDDSRVETAIGHYGELLEFTNSDFAGLDWDAATQIVLDGNAAYNVMGDWAESAFQQAGWTYDNEYTTWATPGTDGVFDFLADSFTLAVGAPHEAATIDWLTTISSAEGQKAFNLAKGSIPARTDTVAADYPAYQQTAIASFGEDTVVSSLAHGAATSIAWSGDISSAIGKFGADRDAASLLSGLVAAADKAQG, encoded by the coding sequence ATGCGTAAGCCACTTTCCATTATTGCCGGGGCGGTGGCCTTAGGCCTCGTTCTGGCAGGCTGCTCGAGCACCCCTAGCTCAGACCCCGAGAACGCTGATCAGGTTGAGGTATTCACCTGGTGGGCATCCGGCTCCGAGAAGGTCGGCCTCGACGCTCTCGTCAAGGTATTCGAAGAGCAGAACCCTGACATTGAGTTCATCAACGCGTCAGTAGCTGGCGGCGCCGGCTCCAACGCCAAGGCAGCGCTCGCGTCTCGCCTTGAGTCCAATGACCCGCCGGACACGTTCCAGGCTCATGCCGGAGCAGAACTCACCGACTACATCAACGCTGGTCAGCTGCAGGACCTCAGCTCGTTCTACCAGGACAACGGCCTCACCGACGTCTTCCCCGAGAGCCTGATCGAGCGCATCACTGTTGATGGCGCCATCTACTCGGTACCCAGCAACATCCACCGTGCCAACGTCGTCTGGGCCAACACCCAGGTGCTCAAGGATGCCGGCATCGACCCGATGGCTGCTCCCGCCGACATCGACGCCTGGCTCGTCGACCTGAAGAAGCTCAAGGATGCTGGAGTCGAGACGCCTCTCGCACTCGGCACCGAGTGGACTCAGATGCAGCTCTTCGAAAACGTTCTCATCGCCGACCTCGGCGCGGAAGACTACTCGGGACTCTGGACGGGCGACACCGCGTGGGATGACTCGCGCGTTGAAACCGCGATCGGCCACTACGGTGAGCTCCTCGAATTCACCAACAGCGACTTCGCTGGCCTCGACTGGGATGCTGCAACGCAGATCGTTCTCGATGGCAACGCTGCGTACAACGTCATGGGTGACTGGGCTGAGTCTGCATTCCAGCAGGCCGGTTGGACCTACGACAACGAGTACACCACCTGGGCAACCCCCGGCACCGACGGAGTCTTCGACTTCCTCGCTGACTCGTTCACTCTCGCAGTAGGTGCGCCTCACGAGGCCGCAACGATCGACTGGTTGACCACCATTAGCTCGGCTGAAGGCCAGAAGGCATTCAACCTCGCCAAGGGTTCGATCCCGGCTCGAACTGACACGGTTGCCGCTGACTACCCCGCGTACCAGCAGACCGCCATCGCTTCCTTCGGCGAAGACACCGTAGTGAGCTCGCTCGCTCACGGTGCCGCAACCAGCATTGCCTGGTCGGGAGACATCTCCTCGGCTATCGGTAAGTTCGGCGCTGACCGCGATGCAGCCTCGCTGCTCTCCGGCCTAGTTGCCGCCGCTGACAAGGCTCAGGGCTAG